The genomic region CCGGTTTGCCCGTCAAGAACGTCTCCGACGTCACCGGCTTTCCGGAGATGCTGGAGGGACGGGTGAAGACTCTGCACCCGATGATCCACGGCGGCCTGCTCGCCGACCGCTCCAAGCCGGAGCACATGAGCAAGATCGCCGAGCACGGCATTTTGCCGATCGACATCGTGGTCGTAAATCTTTATCCCTTCGCGGCGACCGTGGCCAAGCCCGGCGTCACCTGGGAGGAAGCGATCGAGAATATCGATATCGGCGGCCCGTCGATGGTTCGCTCTGCGGCGAAGAACCACGCGGCCGTCGCCGTCGTGGTCTCGCCGTCGTCTTATGATGGCGTTCTGAACGAGCTGCTGCGCAATGACGGCAAGCTGGAAGCCGAGACCCTCAAGCGCCTTGCCGGCGAAGCGTTCGCGCACACGGCGGCCTACGACGCGACCATCGCGGCGTATTTCGCCAAGAAGCTGGGCGAGGAGACCGAGAGCATTCTTCCCGCCAAGCTGACTCTGAGCTTCGAGAAGGCGCAGGATCTTCGCTACGGCGAGAACCCGCACCAGAAGGCAGCCTTCTACCGCGAAGCGCAGGGCGGGCAGGGCGTCGCCTCCGCGCGCAAGCTGCATGGTAAGGAGCTCTCGTTCAATAATATTTACGACCTGAACGCCGCCTATAACCTGGTGCAGGAGTTCGCCGGCGAGAAGGATCCGACGGCGGCGATCATCAAGCACACCAACCCATGCGGCATCGCGGTCTCGACCACGCTGGCCGACGCCTTCACGAAAGCCCGCGCCGGCGACCCAATCTCCGCGTTCGGCGGCATCCTCGCCACGTCCCGCCCGATCGACGCCGCCACGGCGGAACTGATCACCGGCAAGAACACGTTCTTCGAAGCGATCATCGCGCCGGGCTACGACGAAGACGCCTTCAAGATCCTGACCGAAAAGAAGCAATGGGGCGCGAACCTGATTCTTCTGGAAGCGGAGTTCGGCGCGGAGGCGGCGGGCGAGAATATAGACATCAAGCGCGTCTCCGGCGGCATTCTGGTCCAGACCGAGGACAAGCACGCCGTTGGCCGCGCGGATCTCACGACGGTTACCCGGCGTGGACCGAGCGACGCCGAGATCGCGGACTTGCTGTTCGCCTGGAAAGTCGTCAAGCACGTCAAATCGAACGCCATTGTGATCGCAAAGGATCGCCAGATCGTCGGCGTCGGCGCGGGACAGATGAACCGTGTCCAGAGCGTGCGCCTCGCGGTTGAGCAGGCCGGAGACAAGGCCAAGGGCGCCGCGCTCGCGTCCGACGCGTTCTTCCCGTTCGCGGACGGCCCTGAAGCGGCGGGCATCGCCGGCGTCACCTCGATCATCCAGCCCGGCGGCTCCAAGAAGGACGGCGAAACGACCGAAATGGCGGACAACTACAATATCGCCATGGTCTTCACCGGCCACCGCCATTTCCGCCACTAAATCTCATTCTCGAGATCGGCTGCGTGAGTAATCGCGCAGCCTTTTCTTTGCACTCATTCATCGCTCTGATTAACCGTCTTCCCATGACTACAAACGACGAACAGCTCATCACCATCACCGAAGCATGCAGCCGCCTGGGCCTGTCCGAGCGCACCATCCGCCGATACCTCAAGACAGATCTGTCCTCTGAGCAAACGGTGGCAAAACAGAGGCGTACGCTGACGGGCCTTCGAACGACTACATATCTGACACCTGAGACATTTGGTAAGCTCGCGGAGAAAGCCCATCTGAGGGATCAACTCATTCGAGGCGAATCCACGCCGGCAGAGAACACAGGCGCAACACAGGCGAATGACCGGCAAGTCTCGGCGACGGCTTCGCCAAACCTGGAACGCTATGAGGCGCTGCTGGCTACCCAGGAACAGCATATCGCCGACCTGCAAGCCGCTCTGGAGTACGAACGCGAGCGGTCACGCGCCTATGCGGAAGACGCCGCCGACGCCGAGCGGGAACTGGCGCGCCTGCGCCGCCGGCTCAACATGCCGCTGTGGCGGCGCATTCTGCACGCAATTTTTCGCCAATAACGCCGTCGCAACAAGAATCGAAAACGACTCGATTCCAGGCCCATCCCATACCTGCATCTAACATAATATATATTATCGGAACCAAAATATTCGTGTTTTCATAGCCCTGAATACGCCGCTCATTACGAACGCTTACGATGTTTCCAGCGCTGCGCGAGGATCAAGGCTGTCCCCACAACAACAACGAGGACCAGCGCGGGAACGCCTGCTCCCAGGAAGCAAGCCGCCGCCAGTGACGCGAATATCAGCGGCGCGGCCATCCGGATCCGTACGTTCGGCGATGACGGATAAAAGTTCCGCGCGAACCGTGGCGACAGTCCTAAAGCAAAGATCGCCGCAATCGCGGCAAAGAGCCAGCTAAATTGTATGGGAAGTATGTTCATCATAATGGCGTAACGCGATTTCGCAAAGATGGTTTCGTCTCGCCTAATATTCCAGAATATTAGTTGAAATATTTAAAGTCAATCGGTAGGAATATTGACGTCGCCGCGCGAATATAGCGAGCAGTAAAACATCGAGGTGCTTACAGTGTCATTGGAAAACCCAGTTCGGATCGGTATCATTGGCTGCGGCAATATCAGCGCGGCTTATTTGAAGACCTTTCAAAATTATGCGGCTGTCACCACGGTCGCGGTCGCGGATATCGACATTGCCCGCGCCGAAGCGCGCGCCGCTGAGTTCGGCGTGCCCAAAGCGACGAGCGTCGACGGATTGCTCAGCGACCCGGACGTCGAAATCGTCGTCAACCTGACGACCCCGCAGGCGCACTACGCCATCACGCTCGCCGCGATCAAGGCCGGCAAGCATGTTTACAACGAAAAGCCGCTGACGGTCACCATCGCCGAGGCCCGTGAGGCGCTGGACGCCGCGGAAGCCGCCGGCGTTCGCGTTGGCTGCGCTCCCGGCACGTTCCTGGGCGGCGGCCTGCAAACCTGCCGCCAGCTGATCGACGAAGGCGCGATCGGCCGCCCGGTGGCCGCCACGGCCTTCATGCTCTGTCATGGACATGAGAGCTGGCATCCGGATCCCGAATTCTATTACAAAATCGGCGGCGGCCCGATGATGGACATGGGTCCCTACTATCTGACCGCTCTGATCTCTCTGCTGGGCGGCATCAAGACCGTATCGGGCGCGGCGGCGATCACCGAACCCGAGCGCACGATTACCAGCCAGCCGAAGAACGGGACAAAGATCGATGTTGAGACGCCCGACCACGTCGCCGGAACGATCCAGTTCCAGAACGGCGCGATCGGAACGATCATCACATCGTTCGCCATCTGGCACGCCGGTTACCCGAATATCCAGATCTTCGGCACGGAAGGCACGCTGACGGTTCCGGACCCGAACAGCCTGCGCGGCCCGATCTACGTGCAGCGCGTCGGCGAGTCCGAGCGCCGCGAAGTCCCGCTGACCCACAACAACAGCGAAGGCGATCGCTGGGGCATCGGCGTCGTCGATCTCGCCTACGCGATCCGCAGCGGACGCCCGCACCGCGCCTCCGGCGCCCTCGCCTTCCAGGTCCTCTCCGCCATGCACGGCTTCCTGGACTCGGCCAAGGACGGACAGGCCCGCCAGATCAACGGCGCCCCCGAGCGCCCCGCTCCCCTGCCCTCCAGCCTTCCGGACGGCGAGCTGGACGCGTAACCCGGTCAATTCAGCGATCGATCCAGCAAAGTCCGGTATGGGCTTCCATACCGGACTTTTTCTGTCATATGGGGGCCGAAACCGCAGTGGGTCCAAAATTCGAAACACGGAACGAAGGAATGACGTTCGTTACTCTGAAAACCTCTTAAAAATGGCTCCAAATATTTCAACCCGTGGCTCCACGCATTCGAGAATAGATCACAAATAGCAACAATGGAGCCATTACATCTCCTGTATTTGAGAGAAAAACCACATCTTTTCATAGAATAATGGCGGCTTGAATATCTCACAAAATGACACTCAAGGGCACATTTTTCAGATTGACATCACATATTTGATATGCTAATCTTGTTTCTAGTATTCAGATACTCTGATACCAATAAGGAGAACCTGTAATGTCTCAAAACGTCCGCGCCTCAAAGCTCCGAGGCTTTACACTCATTGAATTGCTCGTTGTGATCGCTATTATCGCCATTCTTGCCGCCATCCTCTTCCCCGTCTTTGCCAAAGCCCGCGAAAAGGCGCGTCAGACGTCCTGCGCCTCCAATATGAAGCAGCTTGGCCTAGCCTTTATCCAGTACACCCAGGATTACGACGAAACCATGGTTCCGCGCAACAATGGCCCCAGCGGGGAATTTTCATACCTGGATATTCTCCAGCCGTACGTTAAGAGCGGCGTCGTTACGCAATGTCCCTCGAACCCGGAACACAACTATAAGACCTGCTGTCAGCCCAACGATTCCAACAGTAAATCCTACGTTTCTTATGGCGCCAATGCAGCTAAGCGCTATCCAAAGGACGCAAATGGGAACTATTCGGGGCCTTTGGGCGGGGCAACGGGACCGTTCCTTGATACTCCTGTCGCAATTGCTAGCTTTCAATCGCCAGCCCAACTGATTGCTCTGCTCGAATCGACCTCAATGTTCACGGACTTCGATCCGAATGTGACAGGAGGATTCAACGCATGGGATCAGCCGACGCCAAATCGCCCCGATGTTGGTAATCTGTTCGCCGGTCACACCGGCATGGCGAATTTCCTGTTTATCGATGGTCATGTCAAGGCCATGAAACCCCTGGCGACGCTCGATCAGGTCAGCGGCGGCTCCGGTCAAACGAATCTCTGGCTCTCTGACGGCAGTAATTACGGCACTGCGCCCGGCCAGCCGGCGAAGACGCTGAGCGATTCTCAGAACGTGTTTTGGAAGTCTTAAGTATCCAATCGCTAAAAAGGCGGCCGGGCGGATGCCTCGGCCGCCTTCTTATTCTGTCGAGAGAGTTCAAATCACCTTCGCTTCGTGATGAGCAGGCAGATATCGTCGTGCTGCATTCCATCCGCCCAGGCGAGAGCGCGCGATACGATGGCGCTTTCGACATCCGCAATGGAGCGGTTGGGATCGGTGGTTTCTTCGCGCAGTGCGTCCCCAAACCCTTCGATACCGAAGAATTCACCGCTTTGCGCTTTGCGCGCCTCGGTAATACCATCAGTGGTCAGCGCAATTAAGTCGCCCATTCCCAGATGATGGCGCGTCGCTGTGTATTCCGCGGATTCGGAAGCGCCTAAGAGCGGTCCATAGGCGCTTGCCTCAATGATCTCTCGCGTTTCGGCCCACAGGATCAGGGGCGACTCGGCTCCCGCGCAGCAGCATGTCGCCTCACCCGTCTGGGTGTCGATCAAAACTACGGCGAGCGCCACGTACGACCCGAGAGTATGGGCGGCGTCCAGGCGTTCATTATCTATGATGAAATTATTCAATAGCCGCAGTGAAATCGGCAGATCACCATGATGTTCGCGCAGGTAAGCGCGCAGCGCGAACTTGACCTCGGCAGTATAGGTGGCGGCCTCGACGCCTTTACCCGTTGCATCTCCAACCACCAGAGCGACGACGTTTTCGGACACCGCAAACACATCGAAGAAGTCGCCCCCGATCAGAGCGTCGTCCCAGGCTGACTGGTAAAAGGATTCGACGAGGACACCCGGGTATGCGTCTGGAGCCGGAGCCAGCAATAGCGAGCGCTGTACCGCTTCGGCGATATGGGCGGTCTTCAACGCAATGACGACAAGCTCCGCCTCAATCCGCTTCTGATCCCGAATCAGCCGTTCCTCGCCCTCTTTTAACAATTCCTCCGCCTGCTTCTGGGCGGTGATATTGCGCCAGGCGACTGCGAAGCCATCTCCCATCTTCCATGCCCGGATACTGAACGCCGCCTCAAGATATGTTGCTCCGCCGTCTGAAACTGTATCTCCATAGATGTAATCAATCTTCTCCAGAGGCTCACCGGTTTCGACCACTTGAACATAGTCTTCATAGCGACCATACGCTTGATGGGTCGGCAGCAGATCTTCATCAAGCAGACGCCCTGTGAGATCATCGCTGGCGACCTGGTTTTCGCGGCATGCGGCTTCATTGACATACTCACATCGAAAGTCAAGAATAGTCCCATTCCCTGGATCGCGCACGGCTGTATAAATGCTGTAGCAGTCGAGCATGTTCTCCAGTGAGGAGCGGAACCTGGCTTCCGCCTTGCGTAATTCTTGTCGCAGGCTTACTTTTTCCACGGCGTTCTCGATCGCCAGGGTAATTCCGGCGGAGGTAAGGCGCTCCTTGACCAGATAATCTTGCGCTCCGTTTTTCAAGGCGAGCACTGCTGTCTCCGTGACCGCGCCAGAACCCGTCAGAATAACCACGGGACAGATCGGGTCATCGTAAGGATTGCGTCCTTCGTTCAGAGCCGCCAACAGATCGAGACCATCCATATCACCCAAATGGTAATCCAGCAGAATACAGTCAGGCAGACGTTCCCGGCATAGCGCAAGTCCATGCGCGCCGTTCTCAGCCTCACGGACTTCGAACGCAACTTGCGACTGGCTTCGGTGTAACAGGCGCTGAAGGACGAAGCGATCCTCCAGACTGTCATCAATGATGAGTATAGAAAAAGTGAGCGGCGGAGAGTTGGGGGCTAGTTCCATGGGCGTCTCCCTGATACGTTCGATCAGTTCGTGCTGTTACCCCTTACTTATTCAGGGGGAGGAACAGTAAAATCTAGATTACGCGCCTACGGACTATACCCTATCCTACGATTGCGCGCTTATTCGCGCACACGAAAAAGAGCCGCTGGGAAGCAATGTCCCAGCGGCTCTTTTTGCAATCGTAAATTTACAATTCTTTACAAACAACTACGCGGTCGACTGCGAGTGCCGCTGCGTGATGTTGTTCAGATCCTGCTCCATCTGCGACATGCGGTCCTGGCACGTCTCCAGCAGGTCCTGCACGTTCGTCAGGGCTTCCTGAGCGACTTTGCGGCGCGAAAGCCAGACGGCGTAGCTGCCGGCGGCGACGGCGGCCGTGGCGCAGGCGACGCTGACGACCACGAACAGCACTTTGTTGTTCAGGACATTATTCACCGAGGAATCATGCTTCGATTCGGATTCGCCGGGGATATACTCCACGCTGAGATCGTCCACGGAAGCCTTCACGGGAATCTCCTCGCCGTTTTTGTCCACGAGAGTCAACTTGTTAGATTGTGTACCGTTTTTCATCGTTTTGGCTGTCTTCCATTGAAAAGATGCGCTTGACGAAAGCGATCAGCTCCATGGGGTTAAACGGTTTCGTCAGGTAACATTCGACACCGGATTGCCAGCCCCGCAAAACGTCGGCGTCCTGCGCGCGGGCGGTCAGCATAATGACGGGGATCTTTTCGGTCTCCGGATTGGTCTTGAGCTTTTCCAGGACCTCAAATCCGGTCATTTCCGGCATCATGACGTCCAGAACGATCAGGTCGGGTTTCTCGGTCTCGACCATCGCCAGGCACTCGGCGCCGTTGTAGGCCGTGAGCACCTCATATCCCTGACGCTCCAGATTGACTTGAATCAAACGGACGATGTGTTTCTCATCGTCACATGTGAGAATTTTACGCGCCATGGGCCACGTGTCTCCTTAACAGTCCTTGTGGACCCTCTTCTTCAGTATAGCATAGCACGGATTCGCTGTCAACGAAGTCCGCCCAACTGTCAATGCCCAGCGGCTCCATTAATCTGGCCTTCAGCGACCGTACAAAAACATTATGGTCAATTACCAGGTCGGACGCGAGGGTCATTTGCTGTAAAATTGCGCCATGCTCCCGGCGCTGCGCGCTGCCGAGTACTTTGCGGCCCGTACCGCGCTCCGCGACGTCGCAGGACGCCGTGGAGGCGAAACAATCGATACTACGAGCACTTGGCGCACGTTCGTTCCCCTGCCCCAGATCCGTTTCCAGACCAGCGCTGTCCAGCGCGGCGATCACCCCGGACAAAATCTGTCGGTAAGAGGACATCACGGAGCGCTTTTCCTGCGCGGGCAGCCATTCATCACGGGTGATCACGGAGAGCGTCAGATCGTCGCCGTGGACGACCGCGCGGCCGCCCGTCGGGCGGCGAACGATGGGGAGATCGGGATATCGGACGCGCACATCATCTTCCTGCTGCAATCGACCGATCGTCACGCTCGGCCGGTCCCAGCGGTAGACCCTGACAATCGAAAGCGGACGCCGTCCGTCGCGGATATCCGCGAACAGGACGGCGTCCGTCTCCATGTTGTCCCAGGGCGATGCGGGCTGCGCTTGCTCCCACCAGAGCCACTGCATTAAATTTTTCCTTTACAGAGGCCACGCCTAGGGCAAACCCACCCCCGCGCTTCGCGCGGGGGTGGGTAGGACGCGGGTGGGCCTATACCGCCACGGGCGGGGGCGACCAGCACACGCAAGGCTGGCGCGCGGCCAGCGCTTCGTCGAGTTTGCGCACGGGGGTGAAGTGCGGCGCGGACTTGACGATCTCGGGATCGCTGACGATATCCTCGGCGATCTGCTTCATCGCGTCGATGAACGAATCCAGCGTCTGACGGCTCTCCGTCTCCGTCGGCTCGATCATCAGAGCCTCGGGTACGATCAATGGGAAGTAGATCGTCGGCGGATGGTAGCCGAAGTCCATGAGGCGCTTGGCGACATCCAGGGCGCGGACGCCGTGCTCGCGCTGCTGGCGCTTCGCCGAGAAGATGACCTCGTGCATGCAGATCTCGTCGAACGCGACGTCGAAGTGATCCTTCAGTTCGGTCCGGATATAGTTCGCGTTCAGGACGGCGTTATCGGCGACGTCTTTCAAACGCTCCTTGCCGTAATACAGAATGAACAGGTACGAGCGCAGGATGCACAGGAACGATCCGTAGAAACCGTGGATCTTGCCGACGGTCTTCGGGATGTTGTGCTCCAGAACGAAACCGTTCTCCGTCTTCACAACCTGCGGGGTCGGCAGATACGGCTCCAGGATCGCCTTGACCGCCACCGGGCCGGAGCCGGGGCCGCCGCCGCCGTGCGGGGACGAGAACGTCTTATGCAGGTTGAAGTGCATGACGTCAAAGCCCATATCGCCGGGGCGCGCGCGGCCGACCAGCGCGTTCATATTGGCTCCGTCGCAGTAGACCAGACCGCCGCAGCCATGGATCAGATCGCAGATCTCCGCGATATCGTCCTCAAAGAGACCAAGCGTGTTCGGGTTCGTCAGCATCAGGCCGGCGATCTTGTCCGACAGCTCGGACTTGAGATGCGCCAGGTCGACGCGGCCGCGCGCGTCCGATTTCACGGTCAGCGTTTTGTAGCCGCAGCGCGCCGCCGAGGCCGGATTGGTGCCGTGCGCGGCTTCGGGGACGATGATGGTGTCGCGCTGCCCCTGGCCGTGGTCTTCATGATAGGCTTTGATGAGCATCAGGCCCAGCAGCTCGCCGTGCGCGCCGGCGGCCGGCTGGAGCGAGGTCGCGTCCATGCCTGCGATCTCGGTGATGATGTTCTGCATGTCATACAGAACTTCAAGCGCGCCTTGAGTCTGCGCGTCGGGCAGATACGGGTGCAGGCGCGCGAAGCCGGGGTGCCGCGCGGCTTCCTCGTTAACCTTCGGGTTGTACTTCATGGTGCACGAGCCCAAAGGATAGAAGCCGCTGTCCACCGAGTAGTTCTTCTGCGACAGATGAGTGAAGTGACGGATCACCTCAGGCTCGGATAGCTCCGGCAGCGGCAAGTCCTTGCGGATCTGCGCGGACGGGATCAGCGATTCCAGGGACATCACGGGGACGTCGCACTCCGGAAGCTCCACGCCCAGCCGTCCGGGCTGGCTGATCTCGAACAAGAGCCGCTCATGGGTCAAAGATGGGTCTTGCATTAACTGTTACCTTCGAATTCACGCAGCGCCGCAACCAGCGCGTCAATCTCGTCCTTGGTCCGCTGCTCGGTCACGCACAGCAGCAGGGCGTTGTTCAGGTTCGGGTAGTATCCGCCGAGCGTATAGCCGCCGATGATCCCCTTCGCCATCAAATGCTCGTTGAGCTTGGCCGTATCGCCAGGCGTCTGCACCACGAACTCCTTGAAGTACGGCGCGTCCGGGAACGCGAGCGAGTAGCCGGGGATCTTCGCGATCTCCGTGGCGGCGTAGTGCGCCTTCTGGAGGCTCAGCTCGGCGACTTGCTTCAAGCCTTGCCTGCCCATCGTGGCGAGATAAACAGCGCCGGCGAGGGCGTAGAGCGCGACGTTGGTGCAGATATTGCTCGTGGCGCGCTCGCGCCGGATATCCTGTTCGCGGGTGCGCAGGGTCATGACGAAGGCGCGCTTGCCATCACCGTCCACGGTTTCGCCAACGATGCGGCCGGGAATGCGCCGCAGATACTTCGTCTTGCAGGCGAAGAGGCCAAGCAGAGGACCGCCGTAGCCCATCGGGCATCCGAGCGACTGCCCTTCGGCGACGACGATATCCGCGTCGTACTCTCCGGGAGGCGTCAGCAGTCCTAATGAGATGGGATCGACACAGGTGACGAACAGCGCCCCACCCTCGTGCGCGACCGCCGAGATCCCCTGCGCGTCTTCGATCGAGCCAAAGAAGTTCGGCTGCTGGAGCAGGACGGCGGCGGTCTCGGAGGTCATGGCCGCCTTGACGCTCTCGACGGTTGTCAGGCCATTTTCCGTCACGAGCGTATCGACCGTCAGGTTCATGTGCCGTACGTACGTTTCGAGGACATCCCGGTAGATAGGATTGATCGTATCGGGGACCAGCAGATGCTTGCGGCCGGCCAGCTCGCACGCCATGATGGCGGCTTCGGCCAGCGCGGTCGCGCCGTCGTACATCGAGGCGTTCGCCACATCCATGCCCATCAGCTCGCAGGTCAGCGTCTGGAACTCAAAGATGCTTTGCAGCACGCCCTGACTCACTTCCGGCTGATACGGCGTATACGACGTATAGAACTCGGAGCGGCCGGTGATCGCGCCGACGGTCGGCGGGACATAGTGGTCGTAGATGCCGGCGCCGAGAAAACATGGGTATTCTTCGGCGCTGGCGTTCTTTTTGCCAAGCGTTTTGTAGTGCTTTTCCAGCGCCAGCTGATTGTAGCGGGACGGGATATTGAGCTCCCCCTTAAAGCGCAGCGGCTCCGGGATGGGGGTATAGAGGTCGTCCAGGGAGCTCAGGCCAATCGCTTCCAGCATGGCCTGGCGGTCCTGGTCGGTATTGGGAATATACGCCATCGATCGTCCTATTCTATTTCCGCGTATTGGTCGGCGGTCAGCAGCGAATCGAGCTCGCCCAGGTTCGTCATGCTGATCCGCACCATCCAGCCCTCGCCATAAGCGTCGTCGTTCACGAGCTCGGGCGCATTCATCAGGGCGTCATTGACGGCGATGACCGTGCCGGAGACGGGAGCGTACAGGTCGGAGACGGCCTTGATGCTCTCGATCTCTCCGAATTTCTCTTCGACTTGGAGCACGCGGCCAACTTCGGGGAACAGCACCATGGCGACGTCTCCGAGTTCTTCCTGCGCGTGATCTGTGATCCCGACGGTGACGATATCGCCATCGACGCTGACCCATTCATGTGACTTCGTATACTTCAATTCTTGTGGCATGGACATAGTGTGAACCCTTTCTCCCAAAAAACTCTCAAACGCCGTTGCGGTAAAATGGCAGAG from Capsulimonas corticalis harbors:
- a CDS encoding SpoIIE family protein phosphatase, translated to MELAPNSPPLTFSILIIDDSLEDRFVLQRLLHRSQSQVAFEVREAENGAHGLALCRERLPDCILLDYHLGDMDGLDLLAALNEGRNPYDDPICPVVILTGSGAVTETAVLALKNGAQDYLVKERLTSAGITLAIENAVEKVSLRQELRKAEARFRSSLENMLDCYSIYTAVRDPGNGTILDFRCEYVNEAACRENQVASDDLTGRLLDEDLLPTHQAYGRYEDYVQVVETGEPLEKIDYIYGDTVSDGGATYLEAAFSIRAWKMGDGFAVAWRNITAQKQAEELLKEGEERLIRDQKRIEAELVVIALKTAHIAEAVQRSLLLAPAPDAYPGVLVESFYQSAWDDALIGGDFFDVFAVSENVVALVVGDATGKGVEAATYTAEVKFALRAYLREHHGDLPISLRLLNNFIIDNERLDAAHTLGSYVALAVVLIDTQTGEATCCCAGAESPLILWAETREIIEASAYGPLLGASESAEYTATRHHLGMGDLIALTTDGITEARKAQSGEFFGIEGFGDALREETTDPNRSIADVESAIVSRALAWADGMQHDDICLLITKRR
- a CDS encoding Gfo/Idh/MocA family protein, with protein sequence MENPVRIGIIGCGNISAAYLKTFQNYAAVTTVAVADIDIARAEARAAEFGVPKATSVDGLLSDPDVEIVVNLTTPQAHYAITLAAIKAGKHVYNEKPLTVTIAEAREALDAAEAAGVRVGCAPGTFLGGGLQTCRQLIDEGAIGRPVAATAFMLCHGHESWHPDPEFYYKIGGGPMMDMGPYYLTALISLLGGIKTVSGAAAITEPERTITSQPKNGTKIDVETPDHVAGTIQFQNGAIGTIITSFAIWHAGYPNIQIFGTEGTLTVPDPNSLRGPIYVQRVGESERREVPLTHNNSEGDRWGIGVVDLAYAIRSGRPHRASGALAFQVLSAMHGFLDSAKDGQARQINGAPERPAPLPSSLPDGELDA
- the gcvH gene encoding glycine cleavage system protein GcvH, with the translated sequence MSMPQELKYTKSHEWVSVDGDIVTVGITDHAQEELGDVAMVLFPEVGRVLQVEEKFGEIESIKAVSDLYAPVSGTVIAVNDALMNAPELVNDDAYGEGWMVRISMTNLGELDSLLTADQYAEIE
- the purH gene encoding bifunctional phosphoribosylaminoimidazolecarboxamide formyltransferase/IMP cyclohydrolase, which gives rise to MRRVERALLSVSDKTGLIDFARGLSELGVELISTGGTAKALADAGLPVKNVSDVTGFPEMLEGRVKTLHPMIHGGLLADRSKPEHMSKIAEHGILPIDIVVVNLYPFAATVAKPGVTWEEAIENIDIGGPSMVRSAAKNHAAVAVVVSPSSYDGVLNELLRNDGKLEAETLKRLAGEAFAHTAAYDATIAAYFAKKLGEETESILPAKLTLSFEKAQDLRYGENPHQKAAFYREAQGGQGVASARKLHGKELSFNNIYDLNAAYNLVQEFAGEKDPTAAIIKHTNPCGIAVSTTLADAFTKARAGDPISAFGGILATSRPIDAATAELITGKNTFFEAIIAPGYDEDAFKILTEKKQWGANLILLEAEFGAEAAGENIDIKRVSGGILVQTEDKHAVGRADLTTVTRRGPSDAEIADLLFAWKVVKHVKSNAIVIAKDRQIVGVGAGQMNRVQSVRLAVEQAGDKAKGAALASDAFFPFADGPEAAGIAGVTSIIQPGGSKKDGETTEMADNYNIAMVFTGHRHFRH
- a CDS encoding DUF1559 domain-containing protein, whose translation is MSQNVRASKLRGFTLIELLVVIAIIAILAAILFPVFAKAREKARQTSCASNMKQLGLAFIQYTQDYDETMVPRNNGPSGEFSYLDILQPYVKSGVVTQCPSNPEHNYKTCCQPNDSNSKSYVSYGANAAKRYPKDANGNYSGPLGGATGPFLDTPVAIASFQSPAQLIALLESTSMFTDFDPNVTGGFNAWDQPTPNRPDVGNLFAGHTGMANFLFIDGHVKAMKPLATLDQVSGGSGQTNLWLSDGSNYGTAPGQPAKTLSDSQNVFWKS
- the gcvPA gene encoding aminomethyl-transferring glycine dehydrogenase subunit GcvPA; translation: MAYIPNTDQDRQAMLEAIGLSSLDDLYTPIPEPLRFKGELNIPSRYNQLALEKHYKTLGKKNASAEEYPCFLGAGIYDHYVPPTVGAITGRSEFYTSYTPYQPEVSQGVLQSIFEFQTLTCELMGMDVANASMYDGATALAEAAIMACELAGRKHLLVPDTINPIYRDVLETYVRHMNLTVDTLVTENGLTTVESVKAAMTSETAAVLLQQPNFFGSIEDAQGISAVAHEGGALFVTCVDPISLGLLTPPGEYDADIVVAEGQSLGCPMGYGGPLLGLFACKTKYLRRIPGRIVGETVDGDGKRAFVMTLRTREQDIRRERATSNICTNVALYALAGAVYLATMGRQGLKQVAELSLQKAHYAATEIAKIPGYSLAFPDAPYFKEFVVQTPGDTAKLNEHLMAKGIIGGYTLGGYYPNLNNALLLCVTEQRTKDEIDALVAALREFEGNS
- a CDS encoding response regulator encodes the protein MARKILTCDDEKHIVRLIQVNLERQGYEVLTAYNGAECLAMVETEKPDLIVLDVMMPEMTGFEVLEKLKTNPETEKIPVIMLTARAQDADVLRGWQSGVECYLTKPFNPMELIAFVKRIFSMEDSQNDEKRYTI
- a CDS encoding helix-turn-helix transcriptional regulator — its product is MTTNDEQLITITEACSRLGLSERTIRRYLKTDLSSEQTVAKQRRTLTGLRTTTYLTPETFGKLAEKAHLRDQLIRGESTPAENTGATQANDRQVSATASPNLERYEALLATQEQHIADLQAALEYERERSRAYAEDAADAERELARLRRRLNMPLWRRILHAIFRQ
- the gcvPB gene encoding aminomethyl-transferring glycine dehydrogenase subunit GcvPB; amino-acid sequence: MQDPSLTHERLLFEISQPGRLGVELPECDVPVMSLESLIPSAQIRKDLPLPELSEPEVIRHFTHLSQKNYSVDSGFYPLGSCTMKYNPKVNEEAARHPGFARLHPYLPDAQTQGALEVLYDMQNIITEIAGMDATSLQPAAGAHGELLGLMLIKAYHEDHGQGQRDTIIVPEAAHGTNPASAARCGYKTLTVKSDARGRVDLAHLKSELSDKIAGLMLTNPNTLGLFEDDIAEICDLIHGCGGLVYCDGANMNALVGRARPGDMGFDVMHFNLHKTFSSPHGGGGPGSGPVAVKAILEPYLPTPQVVKTENGFVLEHNIPKTVGKIHGFYGSFLCILRSYLFILYYGKERLKDVADNAVLNANYIRTELKDHFDVAFDEICMHEVIFSAKRQQREHGVRALDVAKRLMDFGYHPPTIYFPLIVPEALMIEPTETESRQTLDSFIDAMKQIAEDIVSDPEIVKSAPHFTPVRKLDEALAARQPCVCWSPPPVAV
- a CDS encoding lipoate--protein ligase family protein: MQWLWWEQAQPASPWDNMETDAVLFADIRDGRRPLSIVRVYRWDRPSVTIGRLQQEDDVRVRYPDLPIVRRPTGGRAVVHGDDLTLSVITRDEWLPAQEKRSVMSSYRQILSGVIAALDSAGLETDLGQGNERAPSARSIDCFASTASCDVAERGTGRKVLGSAQRREHGAILQQMTLASDLVIDHNVFVRSLKARLMEPLGIDSWADFVDSESVLCYTEEEGPQGLLRRHVAHGA